One window of the Falco biarmicus isolate bFalBia1 chromosome 2, bFalBia1.pri, whole genome shotgun sequence genome contains the following:
- the AKAP11 gene encoding A-kinase anchor protein 11 isoform X4 — MDMYARTQGNRMKPRISMKKSFGEGVLHSMKSLLHSRKELCSVSSEECLSQEEQDNFIEITFIGFAEEMGTAHLQELAAVSVELPDVLKSFQLCKLKENEVIFLKDLKKTLAKPYVMKHQNQLPEVFCVMRLSPSFPRIKVDYIFTLLSKYTTGVRYVVEVNSLQKHQTEASHGEDDDTNQSVSSIEDDFVTAFEHLDEDEPSKIQSAGTSSFTSRNHRDTASQTIPSQCLEAVDSKFLVGSAHRKSSTRSSTLIDILGLKELSSVKNSVTTSISDPWIQRSFYKPYNPCDQGVNFLCKTLFSSSPAESSESDCSSPSPIIFLDEEGYQKSLKAKLQLPKIPVVKDGIEDSDSEVSEFFDSFDQFDELEQALENSCKVIRDPILGNPSQKRRTGHEQLSSASITMNPQKFKFDRPTLPANVKKPTPLKPESPYSSVFDVPDSPRPVKTPGEENGGLFSPIRSSAFSPLGSCGSSECLCRINLGGDGTGQNHHDAVYNSYSAYADSVSFEILGSVFHSKSSSEQVCAENDSKHKGIALKEKKGQAGDLKMKTSKEPDKQAKSKHKSLMIRDSIQKFATELVEKSFGSAFKDLQKGVSSCTNALCHLAARLTSSVFQMAFYEIGRRRAVSLKERAINGIASFLVSEAITGALKELRHVKKQIFTNTVARFAADLAEELVFEGIMEVCQFSYPSTPTAAQPSSFDYEDKVVRSYARDLSESVIQEAFIELSQVDVTFTTQAAISVSMDNIKYVSAESMLESTRTSTVFPNLNDRATLKPIQDSEKEYTVQQALFCTSGVVSSIPVPLAGRALCQPQVSSVAHKAKISPALNSDDNMKVYKDPAHPLSTSRKREEEVTSFRNIYLTSDHSQSTESTPSCLHNQNDTKRPNNRSGMNNNSELTSGSKGINTFSGTMVDMIVNEAYEAITSSRVTKAVEEYTDFLTRKIIDKKPYVQCIGEDFPKNMFADHLAKYVIKQSVDESKTVLCSTSENLACHVSSQTYTGIGRKEQCVIKKQEAEKQSNVSIIAEQQQMPLNNPCKFLLTPTHSVQCFSESKDCWQDQKGHRFSSKSPPPCSAVTFARHFLEDFTDTGSCSVTCLNRPSKKHDTHKPSPGPLAYRQADCFLRANSFSSVMFGSEDALQMEDKSSLQDGNTRVMPDTPPPTPLVPCQGSSERNLRKLSKKLKGELAKEFAPATPPSTPYNPSVTELSETEHDSLENEEFMLKLMRSLSEEVESSEDEDHSEMAVEKEEHSEKTNQYADCLASHIISVATEMAASHLDGKTNEREACRQVQLGMQNKRCGYTALTNVPEQTCNSLWDYAGDMAGKVISEAKKIVKSRHCKLLRLKRVNCQVDCLYVRKGDYRSKDRCGPAREQWLGERDSSALPLPQDSGMTGLTSKYPSCESVTDEYADHIIRVLKREGGNAELLMDQYASRLVYRSIKSGLQQAARKNKLRYNRKAFPGQNAQVHGKLELIKAMNKDAVQQMKSSVHCCEDQTYGRSNSTQRTECTELLHFSESLARSITCDVRKKLKISGACLPKSLTDSCLYKKTEFDEVTGDLIKTRISRTSLPFSPDHKLYHSTGSLNDNGYSEGIIQAIEQYARKVADDTLEMSLGSAVLHVAENRKNGDKLSYTEKLSPFSGTVCRCCSMKEHRYCTESTSHHLPAHESSIPVRHFLHSGLGGACQKSRVFQLDIPKIHVDVEQKTVLSDKGATAAIEKAEGELSYTSLTADSGIGQDGVSFAESLTTEIMTSAMTNIGQTVNVSSVGREGFHSVESIVSQQMSLSIGDDSTGSWSNLSFEDEHPDESSSFLHLSDSDGTEDKDEDSKDAVEGLEQIRKTLAIVNIDLEPNLVDPQLRATLQWLAASETEVSELYFHDSVTRDFVFLTRRLRERDWKVGDLLQAVLKYCEMIEKASDGEQALNKSLVGWLLENV, encoded by the exons ATGGATATGTACGCCAGGACTCAGGGCAATCGAATGAAACCAAGGATATCCATGAAAAAG aGTTTTGGTGAAGGTGTACTGCACTCTATGAAGTCACTGCTACACAGCAGAAAAGAGTTATGCAGTGTATCATCAGAGGAGTGTCTAAGTCAGGAAGAACAAGATAATTTTATTGAG attacATTTATAGGTTTTGCTGAAGAGATGGGTACTGCTCATTTGCAG GAGTTGGCAGCTGTTTCTGTAGAGCTTCCAGATGTTTTGAAATCGTTCCAGTTGtgcaaactgaaagaaaacgAGGTTATATTTCtaaaagatttaaagaaaaccttGGCAAAACCTTATGTCATGAAACATCAG AATCAGCTTCCTGAAGTGTTTTGTGTGATGAGACTGTCTCCTTCGTTCCCAAGGATCAAGGTTGATTATATATTTACCTTGCTGAGCAAGTATACCACAGGCGTAAGATATGTAGTGGAAGTAAACTCATTGCAAAAACATCAAACAGAGGCATCCCATGGAGAAGATGATGACACTAATCAGTCAGTTTCTTCAATTGAGGATGATTTTGTCACTGCTTTTGAACACTTAGATGAAGATGAGCCTTCAAAGATACAAAGTGCTG gtaCATCCAGCTTTACTTCTCGAAACCATCGAGATACTGCTTCACAGACCATCCCTTCTCAATGTTTAGAAGCTGTTGACTCAAAGTTCCTTGTGGGTTCTGCACATCGAAAGTCATCTACCAGATCTTCTACTTTGATTGATATTTTGGGACTTAAGGAACTGTCCTCAGTAAAAAATTCAGTTACAACTTCAATTTCTGATCCTTGGATACAAAGGAGTTTCTATAAGCCATATAATCCTTGTGATCAAGGTGTTAATTTTTTGtgtaaaacattgttttcttcctctccagctGAATCCTCTGAGTCAGATTGCTCCAGCCCAAGCCCCATAATCTTCTTAGATGAAGAAGGCTATCAAAAAAGCTTAAAGGCAAAACTTCAGCTGCCAAAAATTCCAGTAGTGAAAGATGGTATAGAGGATTCAGACTCAGAAGTAAGTGAATTTTTTGATAGTTTTGATCAGTTTGATGAGCTGGAACAAGCCTTGGAAAACTCTTGTAAAGTTATTAGGGATCCCATCCTAGGGAATCCCTCCCAGAAAAGGAGGACTGGCCATGAACAATTATCTTCTGCAAGCATTACAATGAATCCTCAGAAATTCAAGTTTGATCGTCCCACTCTCCCAGCCAATGTAAAGAAACCAACTCCTCTTAAACCAGAATCACCATATAGCAGCGTCTTTGATGTCCCGGATTCCCCTCGCCCAGTTAAAACACCAGGGGAAGAGAATGGAGGCTTGTTCAGCCCTATTAGATCATCAGCTTTCAGTCCACTAGGGAGCTGTGGTTCTTCTGAATGTTTATGTCGAATTAACCTTGGTGGAGATGGGACGGGTCAAAATCACCATGATGCAGTTTATAACAGTTATTCAGCATATGCTGATAgtgtttcatttgaaatactAGGTTCTGTTTTTCATTCCAAGTCCTCATCAGAACAAGTATGTGCAGAAAATGATTCAAAACACAAAGGGAttgctttgaaagagaaaaaaggtcaAGCTGGAGATCTCAAGATGAAAACTAGTAAGGAGCCAGATAAACAAGCAAAATCTAAACATAAGTCATTGATGATTAGAGACAGCATTCAAAAATTTGCAACTGAATTAGTTGAAAAAAGTTTTGGCAGTGCATTTAAAGACCTGCAAAAAGGTGTTTCTTCATGCACCAATGCACTTTGCCATTTGGCTGCTAGGTTGACTTCTTCGGTCTTTCAGATGGCTTTTTATGAGATTGGAAGACGTAGAGCAGTCTCCCTGAAGGAGCGTGCCATTAATGGGATAGCAAGCTTTTTGGTGAGCGAAGCTATAACTGGTGCTTTGAAGGAACTGCGGCatgtaaagaaacaaatatttaccAACACTGTTGCACGGTTTGCAGCAGACCTTGCTGAAGAGCTTGTGTTTGAAGGAATCATGGAAGTATGCCAGTTTTCATATCCATCGACACCTACAGCTGCACAGCCTTCATCATTTGATTACGAAGACAAAGTGGTAAGATCCTATGCCAGAGATTTGTCTGAATCTGTCATTCAGGAGGCTTTTATTGAACTGTCTCAGGTTGATGTGACCTTCACAACACAAGCAGCCATTAGTGTTTCCATGGACAACATTAAATATGTGAGTGCAGAAAGTATGTTGGAGTCAACACGGACTTCCACAGTTTTTCCTAATCTTAATGACAGGGCAACACTGAAGCCAATCCAAGATTCTGAGAAGGAATATACAGTACAGCAAGCTCTGTTTTGCACCTCTGGTGTTGTAAGTTCAATACCTGTGCCCTTAGCTGGAAGAGCTCTTTGTCAACCTCAGGTTTCCTCTGTTGctcataaagcaaaaatatccCCTGCTCTGAATTCTGATGACAATATGAAAGTGTACAAAGACCCCGCTCATCCACTTTCCACaagcagaaagagagaggaggaagtcacttctttcagaaatatataCCTAACTTCAGATCACAGTCAAAGCACCGAAAGTACTCCATCATGCTTACATAACCAAAATGATACAAAACGTCCAAATAACAGATCTGGAATGAACAATAATTCAGAATTAACAAGTGGGTCAAAAGGCATTAATACTTTCTCTGGAACTATGGTAGATATGATAGTAAATGAAGCTTACGAAGCCATAACCTCATCTAGGGTAACAAAAGCAGTAGAAGAGTATACAGATTTTTTAACGAGaaaaataatagataaaaaaCCTTATGTGCAATGTATTGGTGAAGATTTCCCCAAGAATATGTTTGCAGATCACTTGGCAAAGTATGTCATAAAACAGTCTGTGGATGAAAGTAAAACTGTGTTGTGCAGCACTAGTGAGAATTTAGCATGTCATGTGAGCTCACAGACTTACACAGGTATCGGTAGAAAAGAACAATGTGTGATAAAGAAGCAAGAGGCTGAGAAACAAAGTAATGTTTCTATAATTGCAGAACAACAACAGATGCCTTTGAATAATCCATGTAAATTTCTTCTTACTCCAACTCATTCTGTTCAGTGTTTTTCAGAATCTAAAGATTGTTGGCAGGATCAAAAAGGACACAGGTTTTCTTCAAAATCGCCACCACCTTGTTCCGCTGTGACTTTTGCTAGGCACTTTCTAGAGGACTTCACTGACACAGGAAGCTGCTCAGTAACGTGCTTAAACAGGCCCTCTAAAAAACACGATACTCACAAACCATCGCCAGGACCTTTGGCTTACAGGCAGGCTGATTGTTTTCTGCGTGCAAATAGCTTTTCTTCAGTGATGTTTGGCAGTGAAGATGCTTTGCAGATGGAAGATAAATCAAGTCTCCAAGATGGAAATACCCGTGTAATGCCTGATacaccccccccaacccctttAGTACCATGTCAAGGTAGTTCTGAAAGAAACCTAAGAAAATTATCCAAGAAACTCAAGGGAGAACTAGCAAAGGAATTTGCACCTGCGACACCACCTTCTACACCGTACAATCCATCTGTTACTGAATTGTCTGAAACTGAACATGACTCTttggaaaatgaagaatttatGCTGAAACTCATGCGGTCACTTTCTGAAGAAGTGGAGAGTAGTGAAGATGAAGATCATTCTGAAATGGCTGTTGAGAAAGAGGagcattcagaaaaaacaaatcagtatGCAGATTGCTTAGCTAGCCATATAATTTCAGTAGCGACTGAAATGGCTGCTTCCCATTTAGATggtaaaacaaatgaaagagaagCATGTAGACAGGTTCAGTTAGGTATGCAAAACAAAAGATGCGGATATACTGCGCTTACAAATGTCCCAGAACAGACGTGCAATTCTTTATGGGATTATGCAGGTGATATGGCAGGAAAAGTCATCAGTGAGGCCAAGAAAATAGTGAAATCAAGGCATTGTAAACTGTTGAGATTGAAGAGGGTTAACTGTCAGGTGGATTGCCTTTATGTGAGAAAAGGTGATTATCGTTCAAAAGACCGATGTGGTCCAGCGCGAGAGCAGTGGCTGGGGGAGAGAGATTCATCTGCACTTCCTTTACCGCAGGATTCGGGCATGACTGGTTTGACTTCCAAATACCCAAGCTGTGAAAGTGTGACTGATGAATACGCAGATCATATTATTCGAGTTTTGAAAAGAGAAGGTGGTAATGCTGAGCTGTTAATGGATCAGTATGCTAGCAGACTTGTTTACAGGTCTATCAAATCAGGCTTACAGCAAGCtgctagaaaaaacaaattgaGATACAACAGAAAGGCATTTCCTGGGCAAAATGCACAGGTGCATGGGAAGCTGGAGCTGATCAAAGCAATGAATAAAGATGCAGTacagcaaatgaaaagcagCGTTCATTGCTGTGAAGACCAAACGTACGGAAGGAGTAACAGcacacagagaacagaatgTACAGAGttgttacatttttcagaatCCCTTGCTCGCAGTATCACTTGTGATGTCAGGAAGAAGTTGAAAATATCGGGAGCATGTTTGCCAAAGTCTCTAACAGATTCCTGTCTATATAAAAAGACTGAATTTGATGAAGTCACAGGGGATCTCATTAAAACAAGAATTTCTAGgacatctcttcctttctccccagaTCATAAACTGTATCATAGTACAGGCAGTTTAAATGACAATGGCTACAGTGAAGGCATAATTCAAGCTATAGAACAGTATGCTAGGAAAGTAGCAGATGATACTCTAGAAATGAGTTTAGGGTCAGCTGTTCTCCATGtggctgaaaacagaaaaaatgggGATAAGCTCTCATATACTGAGAAACTGTCTCCTTTTTCTGGAACTGTCTGTAGATGCTGTAGTATGAAGGAACATCGGTACTGTACAGAAAGTACATCTCATCATCTCCCTGCGCATGAATCCTCCATCCCAGTGAggcattttcttcattctggATTGGGTGGTGCCTGTCAAAAATCAAGAGTGTTTCAGCTTGATATTCCTAAAATTCATGTTGATGTAGAACAGAAGACAGTGCTTTCTGACAAGGGGGCTACTGCGGCCATAGAGAAGGCAGAAGGAGAGCTGAGTTACACAAGTCTGACGGCTGACAGTGGTATTGGACAAGATGGAGTCAGTTTTGCTGAAAGCCTTACAACTGAAATAATGACATCAGCTATGACTAATATTGGTCAGACAGTTAACGTAAG CTCTGTTGGAAGAGAAGGATTTCACTCTGTTGAATCTATTGTTAGCCAGCAAATGAGTCTTAGTATTGGTGATGATAGCACTGGGAGTTGGTCCAATCTAAGTTTTGAAGATGAACATCCTGATGAGAGCAGCAGTTTTCTTCACCTCAGTGACAG tgatgGAACAGAAGATAAAGATGAAGACTCCAAGGATGCTGTAGAAG gTTTGGAGCAAATACGAAAGACTTTAGCAATAGTGAACATTGATCTGGAACCAAATCTAGTGGACCCCCAGCTCAGAGCAACTCTTCAGTGGCTGGCGGCTTCTGAAACAGAGGTGTCTGAACTTTACTTTCATGACAGCGTTACAAGGGACTTCGTCTTT